The following nucleotide sequence is from Saccharomyces kudriavzevii IFO 1802 strain IFO1802 genome assembly, chromosome: 5.
aGTATGGACACATTTTTGAAGTACCTTGAACATAGCAgtaattcaaaaaaagtagaTTTCCGACTGCAAATAAGTAAATAAAAGCTGTATACTCATGTCGTCACTAATTTCCAGAACTCTCAAATACGATCCGACCAAAGACAAGTTAATTACATTAGCATGTGGGTGCTTTTGGGGTACGGAGCATATGTACAGAAAATACCTAAATGATCGTATAGTGGATTGTAAAGTGGGTTATGCTAATGGATCAGAATCCAAAAAGGATAGTCCTCACAGTGTGTCTTACAAGAGAGTTTGCGGTGGCGATACGGATTTTGCGGAGGTATTACAAGTATCCTACAACCCTAAAGTTATAACTTTGAAGGAACTGAcggattttttctttaaaatcCATGATCCCACCACGTCCAATTCACAA
It contains:
- the MXR1 gene encoding peptide-methionine-S-sulfoxide reductase (similar to Saccharomyces cerevisiae MXR1 (YER042W); ancestral locus Anc_3.541), which gives rise to MSSLISRTLKYDPTKDKLITLACGCFWGTEHMYRKYLNDRIVDCKVGYANGSESKKDSPHSVSYKRVCGGDTDFAEVLQVSYNPKVITLKELTDFFFKIHDPTTSNSQGPDRGTQYRSGLFAHSDADLKELTKIKMEWQQKWNNKIATVIEPIKNFYDAEEFHQLYLDKNPEGYACPTHYLRDI